Sequence from the Paenibacillus tundrae genome:
GGGCAACGATCCCAAAGTCGACTTTCAAGAGATTGTCTTGTATCACTTTACAGATGACGGAGCAGAAAAGGCCGAGTTGTACAAAAAACAGGTCAAAACAGACTTGGATCGGTGTCTCGGCATGCTCCATAAGGCAGAGCAGGATAACTACGGTACGAAAGGAAGATAAGCATGAGCAGACTATTACAGTGGGGCATTCTGGGTACCTCGACGATTGCAAGAAATGCGGTTATACCGGCAATACAGCAGTCTGAGCGTGGCGAAGTGCTTGCCATTGCTAGTCGTAGTAAGGAGAAGGCTGATGCCATTGCAGAAGAATTGGACATTCCTAGATCCTACGGTAGTTACGAAGAGCTTATCGCGGACCCTGAGATTGAAGCAGTGTACATTCCTCTGCCGAATCATATGCATAAGGAATGGACAATCCGAGCAGCCCAAGCTGGAAAGCACGTTCTATGTGAGAAGCCTGCAGCATTGAATGCGGATGAAAGCTCCGAAATGATACAAATATGCAAAGAGTATGGCGTTATCTTCGCTGAAGCAATTATGTATCGCTACCATCCTAAGCATAGACGGGTAGAGGAGATCATTGCCAGTGGTGAGATTGGAACCGTTCGAGCCATTCATGGTAATTTTACGTGCAATACCGCAGATGATAAGGAAAATGTGAGATTCAAACGTGAAATGGGCGGCGGATCATTGTTTGACCTAGGTGTATACCCAATCTCCGCAGCACGTATGTATCTTGGGCAGGAACCAGAGGCGGTTACGGTACATGCGCTATTTTCCGATGAACATGATGGTGTAGATATGATGGCCTCAGGCTTAATTGAGTTTCCTGAAGGTGTCGCCTTAACCTTTGATTGTGGAATGTGGGCTTCTGGTCGAGCCGAGATGGAGATTCTCGGTACAGATGGTCGTATTGAACTACCGAAGGTGTTTGGCTGGGAGAACAGTGATATTCCACCACAGATCATTGTGCATACCGATTCCGTAAGTCGTGAGGAGCGTGTATCCGTTTCTAATTCGTTTGTTCTGCAAGCAGAGACGTTTGCTTCGGCTGTGCTTGAGGGTACGCCTTTACCTTTTGAACCCGAAAATACAGTGAATAATATGCGTGTCATTGATGCTTGTCTGGAATCAGCAAGAACACGTCAGCGGATAGTGATTAACAAAGCATAGGTTTCCATACCACCTGCCACCTTTTGCGTTGTTAACTTGGCACT
This genomic interval carries:
- a CDS encoding Gfo/Idh/MocA family protein, whose amino-acid sequence is MSRLLQWGILGTSTIARNAVIPAIQQSERGEVLAIASRSKEKADAIAEELDIPRSYGSYEELIADPEIEAVYIPLPNHMHKEWTIRAAQAGKHVLCEKPAALNADESSEMIQICKEYGVIFAEAIMYRYHPKHRRVEEIIASGEIGTVRAIHGNFTCNTADDKENVRFKREMGGGSLFDLGVYPISAARMYLGQEPEAVTVHALFSDEHDGVDMMASGLIEFPEGVALTFDCGMWASGRAEMEILGTDGRIELPKVFGWENSDIPPQIIVHTDSVSREERVSVSNSFVLQAETFASAVLEGTPLPFEPENTVNNMRVIDACLESARTRQRIVINKA